A single genomic interval of uncultured Pseudodesulfovibrio sp. harbors:
- a CDS encoding C-GCAxxG-C-C family (seleno)protein gives MSDYVKKRITDLFAEGKFLCAESVLKVISEAGGKDSDDFIRMATGFCSGAARTKGQCGAVSGAIMGIGLFAGRSRIDGDYEAAYALTQEFITRFAERFDSLNCFELIGCDFATHEGKVRFKKENLRRKCHEYSTFAVEMSLELLRENGYVPSHEDFIKSRLAPCGLSCGKCLAYADGSIRQLSAGLASELGDNFGVYAQRFAGMNPVFREYASFRKLLDYLSQGTCTGCRETGCLFKDCKVPSCVRENGVDYCHQCGEFPCDRHGMPDGLAPRWLVNNEKMRDIGVDAWFDGCREKPRYS, from the coding sequence ATGAGCGATTACGTGAAAAAACGGATAACCGACCTGTTTGCCGAGGGAAAATTCCTGTGCGCGGAGTCCGTTCTCAAGGTCATTTCCGAGGCTGGCGGCAAGGACTCGGACGACTTCATTCGAATGGCAACAGGATTTTGCAGCGGCGCGGCCCGGACCAAGGGGCAATGCGGCGCGGTTTCCGGTGCCATAATGGGGATCGGCTTGTTCGCGGGGCGTTCCCGTATCGACGGAGACTATGAAGCGGCATATGCGCTGACACAGGAATTCATCACGCGGTTTGCGGAGAGGTTCGACTCGCTTAACTGCTTTGAGCTGATCGGGTGTGATTTTGCTACGCACGAAGGCAAGGTCCGTTTCAAAAAGGAAAACCTCCGTCGCAAGTGTCATGAATACTCGACGTTTGCCGTTGAAATGTCTCTCGAATTGCTGCGGGAAAACGGGTATGTGCCTTCGCATGAGGACTTCATCAAGTCGCGGTTGGCCCCTTGCGGCCTGTCGTGCGGCAAGTGCCTTGCGTATGCGGATGGATCGATCCGGCAACTGAGCGCTGGACTGGCCAGTGAGCTTGGCGACAATTTCGGAGTGTATGCCCAGCGGTTTGCAGGCATGAATCCGGTCTTCAGGGAATATGCTTCTTTCCGCAAGCTGCTCGATTATCTTTCTCAGGGGACCTGCACGGGATGCAGGGAAACGGGTTGTCTGTTCAAGGACTGCAAAGTACCGTCCTGTGTGCGGGAGAACGGTGTGGACTATTGCCATCAGTGCGGGGAGTTCCCTTGTGACCGGCACGGAATGCCTGATGGGCTGGCCCCGCGGTGGCTGGTGAACAACGAGAAAATGCGTGATATCGGTGTGGACGCATGGTTTGACGGATGCAGGGAAAAGCCCCGGTATTCTTAG
- a CDS encoding DUF429 domain-containing protein yields the protein MMKYVGVDGCRGGWFAVWIEDGHWSCLRYADFRTLWAAHSDARCILVDIPVGLAEDADRAADRQMRPVLGNRKSSVFNAPVRRAVYASSKAEARSINQRLIGKSLSEQSLGIVKKMKEVDSFLLETEGAREIVLESHPELCFAKMAGSPMEYAKKDFLGGLERLRIIRNFVPEVEGMLAGSRALYPRSAVEADDMLDAFILAVTAWKGQGRLTPMPDPPEIDGRGLRMAVWYYDISSEV from the coding sequence ATGATGAAATATGTAGGCGTGGACGGATGCAGGGGCGGCTGGTTCGCGGTCTGGATTGAGGACGGACATTGGAGTTGTTTGCGGTATGCCGATTTTCGGACGCTGTGGGCGGCCCATTCGGATGCACGGTGTATCTTGGTGGACATCCCTGTGGGATTGGCTGAAGATGCGGATCGGGCGGCGGACAGGCAGATGCGGCCTGTTCTTGGCAACCGGAAGAGCAGCGTCTTCAATGCGCCGGTCAGGCGTGCTGTGTATGCCTCGTCAAAGGCAGAAGCGAGATCGATAAATCAGAGGCTTATCGGCAAGTCTTTGTCTGAACAATCTCTTGGTATTGTGAAGAAGATGAAGGAAGTCGATTCGTTTCTTTTGGAAACGGAAGGCGCGCGGGAAATCGTGCTTGAGTCGCATCCTGAATTGTGTTTTGCCAAGATGGCCGGGAGTCCCATGGAATATGCCAAGAAGGATTTTCTTGGTGGACTGGAACGGCTCAGAATAATAAGAAATTTTGTTCCTGAGGTAGAGGGTATGCTGGCCGGAAGTCGGGCATTGTACCCTCGGTCGGCTGTAGAGGCGGATGACATGCTGGACGCGTTCATTCTGGCTGTCACGGCTTGGAAGGGGCAAGGGCGGTTGACGCCGATGCCGGACCCGCCGGAGATTGATGGAAGAGGCTTGCGGATGGCGGTCTGGTATTACGACATTTCGAGTGAAGTTTGA
- a CDS encoding JDVT-CTERM system glutamic-type intramembrane protease, with amino-acid sequence MDSTTISPRGRKFYVESFFYAALLPACFGWLLPCHEAIPLWRILLLAFAEEALFRAGIQDWVENRGQMRCSQMMAHAFYRMGISRLVDRETPKFISFGNVCTSVLFALVHLVDHRPLWALGTFFPSLIFGALFTRYKRLLPCFTAHAVYNLAYFGLELGI; translated from the coding sequence ATGGATTCCACCACCATTTCGCCCCGCGGTAGAAAATTCTATGTCGAAAGCTTTTTTTATGCTGCCCTGCTTCCTGCGTGCTTTGGTTGGTTGCTTCCCTGCCATGAGGCCATACCCCTCTGGCGAATACTGCTTCTGGCCTTTGCGGAAGAAGCCCTCTTCCGTGCGGGCATTCAAGACTGGGTTGAAAACAGAGGACAGATGAGATGTTCTCAAATGATGGCCCACGCCTTTTACCGTATGGGTATCAGCAGGCTGGTTGATCGGGAAACACCAAAATTCATTTCTTTTGGGAACGTATGCACATCCGTCCTATTCGCCTTGGTCCATTTGGTTGATCACCGGCCTCTGTGGGCCTTGGGAACATTTTTTCCGTCCCTGATTTTTGGAGCGCTTTTCACACGTTACAAACGGCTTTTGCCTTGTTTCACCGCCCACGCTGTCTACAATCTGGCTTATTTCGGACTGGAATTGGGAATTTGA
- the murJ gene encoding murein biosynthesis integral membrane protein MurJ, with amino-acid sequence MSEHGKSIVKNAAVVAGATLLSRVLGFVRDVIVAFALGAGMFADAFFVAFRIPNLLRRLFGEGSLTMAFIPVYSRVMEEEGEEAAQTMARSAMVWLGVILVGITVLAELLAGPFTMAIAPGFTKNIEQFNVTVDLVRICFPYVIFICGVALCMGILNARDHFLAPALAPTVLNVALIGSALVGHFFGLNVAYSMAYGVLIGGAGQWLLQQPFLASVGFSWRGAWSWKNRGVARMGLLMLPTVFGAAVYQLNILLGTLLASYLPVGSVSYLYYADRLVQFPLGVFGIAVSTAALPSLARLAAKGEMQEYDKALSAALGLTLFIALPAAAGLIGLSEPVISLLFERGAFTPEAVDATARALVAYSVGLPFIALSRPLVAGFYALEDTKTPVKIAVVCLAVNIGLGLWLMQSMAHVGLALAVSVSSALNFVCLHVLLARRRGTSPVSMVSAAKTLLLSLCVGGGAYVTASWHPWWLLLIPVWVVAYVGMAFVLRMDEARMVVELIQSRVRRKKAGQG; translated from the coding sequence GTGAGTGAGCATGGAAAAAGCATAGTGAAAAACGCTGCCGTGGTGGCGGGCGCGACACTCCTTTCCCGCGTGTTGGGGTTTGTTAGAGACGTCATTGTGGCCTTTGCGCTGGGCGCCGGTATGTTTGCCGATGCGTTTTTCGTGGCTTTCCGCATCCCGAATCTCCTGCGCCGCCTGTTTGGCGAAGGGTCGCTGACCATGGCGTTTATCCCGGTATATTCGCGTGTTATGGAGGAAGAAGGCGAGGAGGCGGCACAGACCATGGCTCGTTCCGCCATGGTTTGGCTCGGCGTCATTCTGGTCGGCATCACCGTGCTTGCCGAATTGCTCGCCGGACCGTTTACCATGGCGATTGCTCCCGGTTTTACCAAGAATATCGAGCAGTTCAATGTGACGGTCGATCTTGTCCGCATCTGTTTCCCCTATGTCATCTTTATTTGCGGCGTGGCCCTGTGCATGGGAATCCTCAATGCCCGCGACCATTTTCTCGCTCCGGCACTGGCTCCCACGGTTTTGAATGTCGCCCTGATAGGCTCGGCGCTTGTCGGACATTTTTTCGGACTGAATGTCGCGTATTCAATGGCTTACGGCGTGCTGATCGGCGGCGCGGGGCAGTGGTTGCTGCAACAGCCGTTTCTGGCCTCCGTGGGATTTTCATGGCGTGGCGCGTGGTCGTGGAAAAACCGTGGCGTGGCGCGGATGGGGCTGCTCATGTTGCCCACGGTGTTCGGGGCTGCGGTGTATCAGTTGAATATCCTGCTCGGGACGCTGCTTGCCTCCTACCTGCCGGTCGGATCAGTTTCCTATCTGTATTATGCGGACCGCTTGGTCCAGTTCCCGCTCGGTGTGTTCGGCATTGCCGTGAGCACTGCGGCCCTGCCGAGTCTGGCGCGTCTCGCTGCCAAGGGTGAAATGCAGGAATATGACAAGGCGTTGTCCGCCGCGCTTGGTTTGACCCTGTTCATCGCGCTGCCAGCCGCTGCGGGACTGATCGGCCTGAGCGAGCCGGTCATTTCCCTGCTGTTCGAGCGCGGGGCGTTTACCCCGGAAGCGGTTGATGCCACGGCGCGGGCGCTTGTGGCCTATTCGGTCGGTCTGCCGTTCATTGCGTTGTCGCGTCCATTGGTGGCGGGATTCTATGCCCTTGAGGACACGAAGACCCCGGTCAAGATCGCGGTGGTCTGCCTTGCGGTCAATATCGGCCTTGGTCTGTGGCTGATGCAGTCCATGGCGCATGTCGGTCTGGCGCTGGCGGTGAGCGTGTCCTCGGCCCTGAATTTCGTTTGCCTGCATGTGCTTCTGGCGCGGCGGCGCGGGACTTCCCCCGTGTCCATGGTTTCCGCCGCAAAGACGCTGCTGCTCAGTCTGTGCGTCGGGGGCGGGGCCTATGTGACGGCTTCATGGCATCCATGGTGGCTGCTCCTCATCCCGGTGTGGGTGGTCGCATATGTCGGCATGGCCTTTGTGCTGCGTATGGACGAGGCGCGGATGGTCGTGGAGCTGATTCAATCCCGCGTTCGGCGGAAAAAGGCGGGGCAGGGCTGA
- the mutM gene encoding bifunctional DNA-formamidopyrimidine glycosylase/DNA-(apurinic or apyrimidinic site) lyase: MPELPEVEVIARGLHSTLAGRTVKSVDPVDMTRLSESAESLVPKIEGRTISRVYRRAKVLFIQLDNGLTMAFHLKMTGRVVHGPARPRERHDRILFALDDGSLLCFSDMRRFGYVRSFTPDELAQWDFLKRCGPEPLETEAAALADRIGGRKARIKALLLDQSVVAGVGNIYADESLFRAGIHPATRAHQISRPRRIRLFVELQDVLKQAIAENGSSIRDYVNADGDAGAFQNSFNVYGKKGELCTVCKTVLKAEKVAGRTSTFCSKCQPKGC; the protein is encoded by the coding sequence ATGCCTGAACTGCCTGAAGTGGAAGTCATTGCCCGCGGCCTGCATTCGACCCTTGCCGGACGCACTGTCAAGTCGGTTGATCCTGTGGACATGACGCGTCTGAGCGAGTCCGCTGAGTCGCTCGTTCCCAAGATCGAGGGAAGGACGATCAGCAGAGTGTATCGACGGGCGAAAGTTCTTTTTATCCAGCTTGATAATGGCCTGACGATGGCTTTCCATCTGAAGATGACAGGACGGGTGGTTCATGGGCCGGCGCGACCTCGCGAACGGCACGACAGGATTCTTTTCGCGCTTGACGACGGATCGCTGCTCTGCTTTTCGGACATGCGCCGATTCGGCTATGTGCGGTCGTTTACGCCTGACGAATTGGCGCAGTGGGACTTCCTGAAAAGGTGTGGTCCCGAGCCGCTGGAGACCGAGGCCGCCGCGCTTGCCGATCGGATCGGGGGGCGAAAGGCGCGCATCAAGGCGTTGTTGCTCGACCAGTCTGTTGTCGCGGGCGTGGGAAACATCTACGCGGACGAATCGCTGTTCCGTGCGGGCATTCATCCGGCGACGCGGGCGCACCAAATCAGTCGTCCTCGGCGGATAAGGCTTTTTGTCGAATTGCAGGATGTTCTGAAACAGGCCATTGCCGAAAACGGCAGTTCCATCCGAGATTATGTCAACGCGGATGGCGATGCGGGTGCTTTCCAAAATAGTTTCAATGTTTACGGCAAGAAAGGCGAGTTGTGCACAGTGTGTAAAACCGTGCTCAAGGCCGAGAAAGTGGCTGGCAGGACGTCTACATTCTGTTCAAAGTGCCAGCCCAAGGGGTGTTGA
- a CDS encoding methyltransferase, translated as MTGVDTETILKRRDFFPRGLIQPEGGYRFSLDSLLLACFANPGRRHVGIDLGCGCGVISLALLLRQPGLTLTGVDVEPESVRVANENAVNLHYANQFGAVCGDVTEWRPEKVVDFVVSNPPYRRLGKGRVSQGEERATARFESKAEFAHFARCAALSLKTRGKFIFVHLPERLAELMDGLHKAKLEPKRLRMVHGRADETARMVMIEAVKAAGAGMKVEPPLILHEGQGRETKLTEQTLEYCPFLGCNAGDE; from the coding sequence ATGACCGGCGTGGATACTGAAACAATCCTGAAACGGCGTGATTTTTTCCCGCGTGGCCTGATTCAGCCTGAAGGCGGGTATCGGTTCTCACTCGATTCGCTGCTGCTTGCCTGTTTTGCCAATCCGGGCAGGCGGCACGTCGGCATCGATCTCGGGTGCGGTTGCGGCGTGATCTCGCTGGCCCTGCTGCTGCGGCAGCCCGGTCTGACGCTGACGGGCGTGGATGTCGAGCCGGAGAGCGTGCGCGTTGCCAATGAAAACGCGGTCAATCTGCATTATGCCAACCAGTTTGGCGCGGTGTGCGGCGATGTCACGGAGTGGCGGCCGGAGAAGGTGGTTGATTTCGTGGTTTCCAACCCGCCGTACCGAAGACTGGGCAAAGGTCGGGTCAGTCAGGGGGAAGAGCGTGCTACCGCGCGTTTCGAATCAAAGGCCGAGTTTGCTCATTTTGCCAGGTGTGCCGCCCTGTCGCTCAAGACGCGAGGCAAATTCATTTTCGTGCATCTGCCGGAACGGTTGGCTGAACTGATGGACGGGTTGCACAAGGCGAAACTGGAGCCGAAGCGGCTTCGCATGGTGCATGGCCGAGCCGACGAGACCGCCCGCATGGTCATGATCGAGGCGGTCAAGGCTGCCGGGGCGGGCATGAAGGTCGAGCCGCCGCTCATACTGCACGAAGGGCAGGGGCGCGAGACGAAACTGACGGAACAGACTCTGGAGTACTGTCCTTTTCTGGGGTGCAACGCCGGGGATGAGTGA
- a CDS encoding AMP-binding protein: protein MTRKDRTEGIYSRREVLDESERRQYCQLQLKELLSYAYRYSEDVKKRFDRAQFNVEKFRSLNDLKHIPIIKKKELIFLQSMGPRLGGLLTKDLGELQRVFLSPGPIFDPEDRSEDYWGWTEGFYAAGFRSGDLSQITFNYHLAPAGLMFEEPLRNLACAVVPAGPGNTNSQIEIMQKLRVTGYVGTPSYLMHLAQKAEEMGLSLRKDLFLEVAFVTGEKFSEKMRSTLEKKFDCIMRQGYGTADVGCIGYECFHKNGLHLSNRAFVEICHPDTGIPLKDGEVGEIVVTAFNKTYPLIRLATGDLGYLDRSPCACGRTSPRLGGIVGRVDTTARIKGMFVYPHQVEQVMARFEDVKRWQIEVTNPGGIDEMILSIEAGQFTQEDELLHLFREKIKLRPILKILAPGTLPPQIRPIEDKRTWD from the coding sequence ATGACCAGAAAAGACCGCACCGAGGGGATTTATTCCCGCCGCGAGGTTCTCGACGAGTCCGAGCGCAGGCAGTATTGTCAGCTCCAGCTCAAGGAGCTGCTCTCCTATGCCTACCGCTATTCCGAGGATGTCAAAAAACGTTTTGACCGCGCTCAGTTCAATGTGGAGAAGTTCCGCTCGCTGAACGACCTCAAGCATATCCCTATCATCAAGAAGAAGGAACTCATCTTCCTCCAGTCCATGGGCCCCCGACTCGGCGGTCTGCTCACCAAGGACTTGGGCGAACTCCAGCGCGTGTTCCTGTCTCCCGGCCCGATCTTCGATCCCGAAGACCGCTCTGAAGACTACTGGGGCTGGACTGAAGGCTTCTACGCCGCAGGTTTCCGTTCCGGCGATCTTTCCCAGATCACCTTTAACTACCATCTCGCGCCTGCCGGTCTCATGTTTGAAGAGCCGCTGCGTAATCTCGCCTGTGCAGTGGTTCCCGCCGGTCCCGGCAACACGAACTCTCAGATCGAAATCATGCAGAAGCTGCGCGTGACCGGCTATGTCGGCACCCCCAGCTACCTCATGCATCTCGCTCAGAAGGCCGAGGAAATGGGCCTTTCCCTGCGTAAGGACCTCTTCCTCGAAGTCGCTTTCGTCACCGGCGAAAAGTTCTCCGAGAAGATGCGTTCCACGCTCGAAAAGAAATTCGACTGCATCATGCGTCAGGGCTACGGCACTGCCGACGTCGGTTGCATCGGTTACGAGTGCTTCCACAAGAACGGGCTGCATCTCTCCAACCGTGCTTTCGTCGAAATCTGCCATCCCGACACCGGTATCCCGCTCAAGGACGGCGAAGTCGGCGAAATCGTTGTTACTGCTTTCAACAAGACATATCCGCTCATCCGTCTCGCTACCGGCGATCTCGGCTATCTCGACCGTTCGCCTTGCGCCTGCGGCCGTACCAGCCCGCGTCTCGGCGGCATTGTCGGCCGTGTGGACACCACCGCGCGCATCAAGGGCATGTTCGTCTATCCGCATCAGGTAGAGCAGGTCATGGCCCGCTTCGAAGACGTCAAGCGTTGGCAGATCGAAGTCACCAACCCGGGCGGCATCGACGAAATGATCCTCTCCATCGAGGCCGGTCAGTTTACTCAGGAAGATGAGCTGCTCCATCTCTTCCGTGAGAAGATCAAGCTGCGTCCGATCCTCAAGATCCTCGCACCCGGAACCCTGCCGCCGCAGATCCGACCCATCGAAGACAAACGCACCTGGGACTAG
- a CDS encoding ChaN family lipoprotein, which yields MKNCNNYLFPVRRWAVLLLLCVATSMGACVKKTVHPQLDVTFLPQKGDFISKYGDRLPFSEIIRMSKGKDYILVGEGHKNAVDHNVQQRLLDVFSKAEKPPAVGLEMVAVDMQPVLDDFGKGLVEVAELEEELQWNTKWGYSFSFFERLFEIANRNSLPVAGLNVPTRITKKISKEGLDALSEDEREFLPMEIVPPSNAQVPLLDLIFEQHEAKDADDATQRERFHLVQSIWDSKMAEEAVRLRKKYDWPVFIVAGSGHVESGWGIARRIRRFDPAAKILTLMPWRGGEFDGDLADAFFYSPDSYMSKMGALLTATGSGGLLVESVERESRAAKAGLRPGDMLLEASGIQLDYLFSLHMAGSKVYKANEELVFTVRRGGETFSANVGKLGARKPKKEVDPEAQKDVEKSGPEAGSISENGEDR from the coding sequence ATGAAGAACTGCAATAACTATCTGTTTCCCGTGCGCCGGTGGGCGGTCCTGCTGCTTCTGTGCGTGGCGACGAGTATGGGGGCGTGTGTGAAAAAGACGGTACACCCGCAGCTTGATGTGACGTTCCTTCCGCAGAAAGGTGACTTCATCTCCAAGTATGGTGATCGCCTACCGTTTTCCGAGATCATAAGGATGTCGAAGGGTAAGGACTATATACTTGTAGGCGAAGGGCACAAGAATGCTGTTGACCACAATGTTCAGCAACGGCTGCTCGACGTGTTTTCCAAGGCGGAAAAACCGCCTGCTGTCGGCCTTGAGATGGTGGCCGTGGACATGCAGCCCGTGCTCGATGATTTCGGAAAAGGGCTGGTGGAAGTCGCGGAACTGGAAGAAGAACTGCAATGGAACACGAAATGGGGATACTCCTTTTCCTTCTTTGAAAGGCTTTTTGAGATCGCCAACCGCAACAGCCTGCCGGTGGCCGGACTGAATGTGCCCACGCGTATCACCAAGAAAATTTCCAAGGAAGGGCTTGACGCTCTCAGTGAGGATGAGCGGGAGTTTCTGCCTATGGAGATCGTGCCGCCTTCCAACGCGCAGGTGCCGTTGCTGGATCTGATTTTTGAACAGCATGAGGCAAAAGACGCGGATGACGCTACGCAGCGTGAACGGTTTCATCTGGTCCAGTCCATCTGGGATTCTAAGATGGCCGAGGAGGCTGTCCGGCTTCGGAAGAAGTATGATTGGCCGGTCTTCATCGTTGCCGGAAGCGGGCATGTGGAAAGCGGCTGGGGAATTGCCAGAAGAATCAGGCGGTTCGACCCCGCGGCAAAAATCCTCACCCTCATGCCGTGGCGCGGCGGGGAGTTTGACGGAGATCTCGCGGACGCCTTTTTCTACAGTCCTGACAGCTACATGTCGAAGATGGGGGCGCTGCTGACCGCGACCGGTTCCGGCGGTTTGCTGGTGGAAAGTGTGGAGCGGGAGTCTCGTGCGGCAAAGGCGGGGCTTCGTCCCGGCGACATGCTTCTTGAGGCATCGGGCATACAACTCGACTATCTATTTAGTCTGCATATGGCCGGAAGCAAGGTGTACAAGGCGAATGAAGAACTTGTATTCACGGTCCGCCGAGGCGGGGAGACTTTTAGCGCCAATGTCGGAAAGCTCGGGGCGAGAAAGCCGAAAAAGGAAGTCGATCCCGAAGCGCAAAAGGATGTTGAAAAATCCGGGCCAGAGGCAGGAAGTATATCTGAAAATGGAGAAGATCGATAA
- a CDS encoding metallophosphoesterase, with protein MTLDTLRANGLFFMADPHLADTPPGQRLDGYLDQIMTKIEACLDRADELGMVPVFLGDLFHWPRDNSNKMLVELIRLFGSRTGNRKVWALVGNHDKYQSRFSEDISIAVLEIAGVLNLMKEDGPQFILETDEGRVLVCASPDGTPLPKSYDRQDGDPETVIWLTHHNIQFPEFIDRAYSIKELPGIDWLVNGHIHRPQPTITKGQTTWANPGNLTRLTFTHRSKEREPAAAIWTPGCEELEKWVVPFESFDVVFPDQELPVEEEMEVDSESEFITGLERLAWQRTHEGTGLKQFLEDNLTRETPEGGLIWELYEEVIHGDE; from the coding sequence ATGACGCTTGATACCCTGCGAGCAAACGGCCTGTTTTTCATGGCTGATCCCCATCTGGCGGACACTCCGCCCGGTCAGCGTCTTGATGGTTATCTCGATCAGATCATGACCAAGATAGAGGCGTGTCTTGACCGTGCGGACGAACTCGGCATGGTGCCGGTCTTCCTTGGTGACCTCTTTCACTGGCCGCGTGACAACTCCAACAAGATGCTTGTGGAACTCATCCGGCTCTTCGGTTCCCGCACCGGAAACCGGAAAGTGTGGGCGCTTGTGGGCAACCACGATAAATACCAGTCCCGCTTTTCCGAGGACATCTCCATTGCGGTATTGGAGATCGCCGGAGTGCTCAATCTGATGAAAGAAGACGGCCCGCAGTTCATTCTGGAGACTGATGAAGGCCGCGTTCTGGTCTGCGCCAGTCCGGACGGCACGCCGCTGCCCAAATCGTACGACAGACAGGACGGTGATCCGGAAACCGTCATCTGGCTCACCCATCACAACATTCAATTCCCCGAATTCATCGACCGGGCTTATTCCATAAAGGAACTTCCCGGCATTGACTGGCTGGTGAACGGGCACATTCACCGTCCGCAGCCCACCATAACCAAGGGCCAGACCACATGGGCCAACCCCGGCAACCTGACCCGGCTGACCTTTACCCATCGGTCCAAGGAGCGGGAACCCGCTGCCGCCATCTGGACGCCCGGTTGTGAGGAATTGGAAAAATGGGTGGTGCCGTTCGAATCCTTTGACGTCGTTTTTCCGGATCAGGAATTGCCTGTCGAAGAAGAAATGGAAGTTGACAGCGAGTCGGAATTCATCACGGGACTGGAACGGCTCGCATGGCAGCGGACGCACGAAGGCACCGGATTGAAACAATTTCTTGAAGACAATCTGACCAGAGAGACGCCCGAAGGCGGACTTATCTGGGAATTATACGAGGAGGTCATCCACGGTGATGAATAA
- a CDS encoding AAA family ATPase — protein sequence MIAKIVLENFMAHERTELELGPGVNALTGPNNTGKSAIVEGLRCLATNPVPKHYIRHGAKEARVSVELEDGTRVVWIRKKRSSGYELWHPGAEEPEEYWKFGRKPPEDIRKALRLDTVDLETGDAVDVHVGNQREPVFLLNQPGSNAAAFFAASTESAHLLAMQNVLKRRTQDAKRRERDLEGRLGVVRDEMDVLAPLPDIALAVETGRELEQSAKKLQGEIPVLEKLLELRGGFESKLAVRTETATILNGVLEPLKLKDVSGLAEIVRQVSWIEKALGKARKTDATLVPAAPPPVIFDTGRMATICGQLQYLGQVLETAQHKGRATAGIAAPPELENTTHLSGLIQEMSVARQRYDRMARWDDALQDVAEPPEVVSDVRLGAFLGDMVRLSAAMQDAQHRLNGLENELQSLKDSIEERVREIGRCPTCGGNFNADEFLDREHVHDA from the coding sequence ATGATTGCGAAGATAGTTCTTGAAAATTTCATGGCGCACGAGCGGACCGAGCTGGAACTCGGACCGGGCGTGAATGCCCTGACCGGACCCAACAATACGGGCAAATCCGCCATTGTCGAGGGGCTTCGCTGTCTGGCCACCAATCCGGTGCCCAAGCACTACATCCGCCACGGTGCCAAGGAAGCGCGGGTGTCGGTGGAGCTTGAAGACGGCACACGCGTCGTCTGGATCCGCAAGAAGCGTTCATCCGGCTATGAGCTGTGGCATCCCGGCGCGGAAGAACCAGAAGAATACTGGAAATTCGGGCGTAAACCACCGGAAGACATACGCAAGGCGTTGCGGCTCGATACGGTCGATCTGGAGACCGGGGACGCTGTTGACGTGCATGTGGGCAATCAGCGCGAGCCTGTCTTTCTGCTCAATCAGCCCGGTTCCAATGCGGCGGCCTTTTTTGCCGCGTCTACCGAGTCGGCCCACCTGCTCGCCATGCAGAATGTGCTCAAGCGCCGGACGCAGGATGCCAAGCGGCGTGAACGCGATCTCGAAGGGCGTCTGGGCGTGGTCCGGGACGAAATGGACGTGCTTGCCCCGTTGCCGGACATTGCACTTGCTGTTGAAACAGGCCGGGAACTTGAGCAGTCCGCAAAAAAACTGCAAGGGGAAATCCCTGTCCTTGAAAAGCTGCTTGAACTGCGTGGCGGGTTTGAATCGAAACTCGCGGTTCGAACGGAAACCGCAACCATCCTCAATGGGGTGCTTGAGCCTCTAAAATTGAAGGATGTCAGCGGTCTGGCAGAAATCGTCCGTCAGGTAAGCTGGATTGAAAAGGCGCTTGGAAAAGCCCGGAAAACCGATGCCACTTTGGTCCCAGCAGCACCTCCGCCCGTTATCTTTGATACTGGCCGCATGGCAACCATCTGCGGACAACTGCAATATCTCGGGCAGGTGCTGGAGACAGCACAGCACAAGGGACGAGCGACTGCCGGGATAGCAGCTCCTCCAGAACTGGAAAACACAACCCATTTGTCCGGTCTTATTCAGGAAATGAGTGTTGCCAGACAACGATATGACCGGATGGCCCGATGGGATGACGCGTTGCAGGACGTTGCTGAACCGCCGGAAGTGGTTTCTGATGTCCGGCTGGGCGCGTTTCTTGGAGATATGGTCCGACTGTCCGCTGCCATGCAGGATGCCCAGCATCGTCTGAACGGATTGGAGAACGAGTTGCAGTCCTTGAAAGACTCCATTGAGGAGCGTGTGCGCGAGATCGGCAGGTGCCCGACCTGCGGCGGTAACTTCAATGCAGATGAATTCCTTGATCGGGAGCATGTCCATGACGCTTGA